In a single window of the Drosophila albomicans strain 15112-1751.03 chromosome 3, ASM965048v2, whole genome shotgun sequence genome:
- the LOC117568762 gene encoding triple functional domain protein isoform X1 — protein sequence MADEDLSPLPFRRERNLSNRNFNKRNTLRRSSNVDAENAGRRDSNVSTSSSSFQLSYSVNSDTESAFNRRSVLKMRAASDETGEQQPKTPSQPDEEPMTPTTPTADPALLDVRQKVKRFETLKSNISYLRQERLSLKLLENRRVPSFSQYDGSAQLKTPPTPRRIALPGLSSGSNSISSAHVSIDEVRSEDEVDQISDFETDPQTPAEHELKESSSAVLNSSIEPEENKSQHVQRSISADHTHKTRPLRPDKDFPRNYRSTPRRKTEIIGTTNHQLVDKFHSLYQPKEEEDDVEIELRDKSDKCVHPILEELIHTEEAYVNNLFTGLENYGNIFQRKDLPLGLRGKKYDLFGNIEQIYEFHRDEFLPMLQRNRRDLKRLFDEFLVFLDQDCFYGYVIFTMNKQKSLKLCDLYKNYFTSIRLERDDKLGINSFLVQPIQRMARYPLLLTQFITTFFKNRDIVMKPLIESCCRLEKRLRTLLTTTNESEIINDIVDCHEFNVYYQGKFRKVSEFQVMDQKLKRNYRAKVFIFDKCIIYTEIKGKHLVFHGRYPCEHVGISARTKSFTLYYERRKQQECEFTADPAQIQLWLDLIRDMINNYANEERLKLQERYSRENDHLHRKAPSFSLYRDSNRFSSDSGIGNIWIMPKPDEDTASNRTTWYAAS from the exons ATGGCCGACGAAGATCTCAGCCCGCTGCCGTTTCGGCGAGAGCGCAACTTGAGCAACCGGAACTTCAACAAGCGCAACACTCTGCGTCGCAGTAGTAACGTGGATGCGGAGAACGCCGGACGACGCGACAGCAACGTTAGCACCAGTTCCAGTTCCTTTCAGCTCTCCTACTCGGTCAACTCGGATACGGAGAGTGCGTTCAACCGACGCTCAGTGCTTAAAATGCGAGCGGCCAGCGATGAGACGGGTGAACAACAACCCAAAACTCCTTCCCAACCCGATGAGGAACCAATGACACCAACCACTCCCACGGCGGATCCTGCTCTGTTGGATGTGCGACAGAAGGTGAAACGTTTTGAGACTCTTAAATCCAACATCAGCTACTTGCGGCAAGAGCGACTGAGTCTGAAGTTGCTCGAGAATCGTCGCGTTCCCAGCTTCTCGCAATACGATGGGAGCGCGCAGCTCAAAACTCCTCCCACACCACGTCGGATTGCCTTGCCGGGTCTTAGCTCCGGCAGTAATTCCATTTCTAGTGCACACGTCAGCATTGACGAGGTGCGATCCGAGGATGAGGTTGATCAGATCTCTGACTTCGAGACGGATCCCCAAACGCCAGCGGAACATGAACTTAAGGAGAGCAGCTCCGCAGTGCTGAACAGTTCCATTGAACCCGAGGAGAACAAATCCCAGCACGTGCAGCGTTCGATAAGCGCGgatcacacacacaagacTCGGCCGCTGCGACCCGACAAGGATTTCCCAAG AAACTATCGTTCTACTCCGAGAAGGAAGACTGAAATCATTGGAACAACAAACCATCAACTGGTTGATAAATTTCATTCACTCTACCAGCCCAAAGAAGA AGAGGATGATGTGGAAATTGAGCTGCGTGATAAGAGCGACAAATGTGTGCATCCAATTCTGGAAGAGCTCATACACACCGAAGAGGCCTATGTGAATAATCTCTTTACTGGCTTGGAGAACTACGGCAATATATTCCAGCGCAAGGACTTGCCTCTGGGACTGCGTGGCAAGAAGTACGATCTCTTTGGCAATATTGAGCAGATCTATGAATTCCATCGCGATGAGTTTTTGCCCATGCTGCAACGCAATCGCCGTGATCTTAAACGTCTCTTTGACGAATTCCTAGTATTTTTAGAT CAAGACTGCTTTTATGGTTATGTGATCTTTACGATGAACAAACAGAAGTCCTTAAAGCTGTGCGATCTTTATAAGAATTACTTTACG AGCATTCGCCTGGAGCGTGATGACAAGCTGGGCATCAACAGTTTCCTTGTTCAGCCAATTCAGAGAATGGCGCGTTATCCACTGCTCCTAACCCAGTTCATCACT ACTTTCTTCAAGAATCGCGACATTGTGATGAAGCCACTTATTGAGTCCTGCTGCCGTCTGGAGAAGCGATTGCGCACATTGTTGACCACAACGAATGAATCGGAAATTATCAATGATATTGTGGATTGCCATGAG TTCAATGTGTACTATCAGGGCAAGTTTCGCAAGGTCAGCGAGTTCCAGGTGATGGATCAAAAGCTCAAACGCAACTATCGTGCCAAAGTGTTTATATTTGACAAGTGCATCATTTATACGGAGATAAAAGGCAAGCATCTGGTCTTCCATGGTCGTTATCCATGCGAGCACGTTGGTATCTCGGCCAGAACAAAATCGTTTACACTCTACTATGAGCGCCGCAAGCAACAGGAATGCGAATTCACCGCTGATCCGGCACAGATTCAGCTCTGGTTGGATCTGATACGCGACATGATCAACAACTATGCCAACGAGGAGCGTCTGAAGCTGCAAGAGCGCTATTCGCGTGAGAACGATCATCTGCATCGCAAGGCACCGAGTTTCTCACTGTATCGCGACTCGAATCGCTTTAGCTCGGACAGTGGCATTGGCAACATATGGATAATGCC
- the LOC117568764 gene encoding uncharacterized protein LOC117568764 gives MKRLDIYSAFVALGGPGTKEDIIIQVAKQQNIRFNDLPQLQKEVDQALEESQRLGFIDRQGTIYKLNMETTPAKCLNSAPNKPASTKASQATATAAVERISRQLNGQGDGKRSHSVASTRSGPKSPPLSLCSACVVDPNVKIERRKNSNNLDKILLPKDTSVCSICGLNSDNSGNTEEPDVDKSVWPPMRTLI, from the coding sequence ATGAAACGTTTAGACATTTACAGCGCCTTCGTGGCCCTGGGAGGTCCAGGTACCAAAGAGGACATTATCATCCAGGTGGCCAAGCAGCAGAACATTCGATTTAATGATTTGCCTCAACTGCAAAAAGAAGTTGATCAAGCACTGGAGGAGAGCCAAAGATTAGGATTCATCGATCGACAAGGGACAATCTACAAATTAAACATGGAGACGACGCCAGCGAAGTGTTTGAACTCTGCTCCCAATAAACCAGCATCGACAAAGGCAAGTCAagcaaccgcaacagcagcagtggaGCGCATTTCCAGACAACTTAATGGCCAAGGAGATGGAAAGCGAAGTCATTCTGTAGCGAGCACCCGAAGCGGTCCCAAGTCACCTCCATTGTCCTTGTGCTCAGCCTGCGTTGTGGATCCCAATGTGAAAATAGAGCGGCGCAAGAATTCGAATAACCTGGACAAAATTCTGTTGCCTAAAGATACGAGTGTCTGCTCTATTTGTGGCCTTAACAGCGATAATTCCGGAAATACTGAAGAGCCGGATGTAGATAAAAGTGTATGGCCCCCAATGCGTACTTTAATATGA
- the LOC117568762 gene encoding triple functional domain protein isoform X2 has product MDTPSTCDGNYRSTPRRKTEIIGTTNHQLVDKFHSLYQPKEEEDDVEIELRDKSDKCVHPILEELIHTEEAYVNNLFTGLENYGNIFQRKDLPLGLRGKKYDLFGNIEQIYEFHRDEFLPMLQRNRRDLKRLFDEFLVFLDQDCFYGYVIFTMNKQKSLKLCDLYKNYFTSIRLERDDKLGINSFLVQPIQRMARYPLLLTQFITTFFKNRDIVMKPLIESCCRLEKRLRTLLTTTNESEIINDIVDCHEFNVYYQGKFRKVSEFQVMDQKLKRNYRAKVFIFDKCIIYTEIKGKHLVFHGRYPCEHVGISARTKSFTLYYERRKQQECEFTADPAQIQLWLDLIRDMINNYANEERLKLQERYSRENDHLHRKAPSFSLYRDSNRFSSDSGIGNIWIMPKPDEDTASNRTTWYAAS; this is encoded by the exons ATGGACACCCCAAGCACCTGCGACGG AAACTATCGTTCTACTCCGAGAAGGAAGACTGAAATCATTGGAACAACAAACCATCAACTGGTTGATAAATTTCATTCACTCTACCAGCCCAAAGAAGA AGAGGATGATGTGGAAATTGAGCTGCGTGATAAGAGCGACAAATGTGTGCATCCAATTCTGGAAGAGCTCATACACACCGAAGAGGCCTATGTGAATAATCTCTTTACTGGCTTGGAGAACTACGGCAATATATTCCAGCGCAAGGACTTGCCTCTGGGACTGCGTGGCAAGAAGTACGATCTCTTTGGCAATATTGAGCAGATCTATGAATTCCATCGCGATGAGTTTTTGCCCATGCTGCAACGCAATCGCCGTGATCTTAAACGTCTCTTTGACGAATTCCTAGTATTTTTAGAT CAAGACTGCTTTTATGGTTATGTGATCTTTACGATGAACAAACAGAAGTCCTTAAAGCTGTGCGATCTTTATAAGAATTACTTTACG AGCATTCGCCTGGAGCGTGATGACAAGCTGGGCATCAACAGTTTCCTTGTTCAGCCAATTCAGAGAATGGCGCGTTATCCACTGCTCCTAACCCAGTTCATCACT ACTTTCTTCAAGAATCGCGACATTGTGATGAAGCCACTTATTGAGTCCTGCTGCCGTCTGGAGAAGCGATTGCGCACATTGTTGACCACAACGAATGAATCGGAAATTATCAATGATATTGTGGATTGCCATGAG TTCAATGTGTACTATCAGGGCAAGTTTCGCAAGGTCAGCGAGTTCCAGGTGATGGATCAAAAGCTCAAACGCAACTATCGTGCCAAAGTGTTTATATTTGACAAGTGCATCATTTATACGGAGATAAAAGGCAAGCATCTGGTCTTCCATGGTCGTTATCCATGCGAGCACGTTGGTATCTCGGCCAGAACAAAATCGTTTACACTCTACTATGAGCGCCGCAAGCAACAGGAATGCGAATTCACCGCTGATCCGGCACAGATTCAGCTCTGGTTGGATCTGATACGCGACATGATCAACAACTATGCCAACGAGGAGCGTCTGAAGCTGCAAGAGCGCTATTCGCGTGAGAACGATCATCTGCATCGCAAGGCACCGAGTTTCTCACTGTATCGCGACTCGAATCGCTTTAGCTCGGACAGTGGCATTGGCAACATATGGATAATGCC